Genomic segment of Streptomyces longhuiensis:
CGTCGTCGAGCGCCGGCGCCCCGATCAGCGCCGCGGGAGCCCCGATCCACCGGGCGGACCAGTCGGACGCGGCGGTCAGGCCGGTCTCCCACCAGGACGGCTCGCTCCACTGGGAGGCGCGGCCCGCGGTGTCCCAGACCCGGACCGACCAGTAGTAACGGGTACGCGAGGTCAGGGCGGGGCCCGCGTAGGGGACGAGGGTGGACTCGGGGGACGCGACCTTGCCGCTGTCCCACACGTCAGGGTCGGTGAGGCGGCTCGCGGTGGTGGCGACCCGTATCTGATAGGCGCTCTGGGCCCGGCCCGGTTCGTCCGACTCCAGGGGCCAACTCAGCCTGGGGTGCGGTACGTCGAGCCCGAGCGGGTGGCTCACGTACTCGACGGTGGGCGCGCTCACGCGCACGGCCTTCGCGGCCCGAGCGCCTCCGGCGGCTCCCGAGGCGGGCGCCGCCTGTGCGGCTCCCGGTGCGGCGGAGGCGATGGCCGTCCCCAGGGCGGCTGTCGCGGTCGTGCTGAGCAGTCGTCTTCTGCTGATCACACTCGGCTCCATACGACTCGGCTATGAATCGTTTCAGGGAGGGAAGCTAGAGTGACGAAAGTGAGCTGTCAAGGGTGTGCGGCGGCGCCACAGCGGGTGGGTACCCCGCTTCTGAACCCCGGCCGGGCGCCCGCTGCCTGGCACGTACTTTGATCCGGTCAGGGTCGAGATGCAGGCTCCCGGAGATTTCCAAGTCCCCACCATTGACGCCGGAGTTGGTGCGGGGCTAGCTTCCGTGCAATCCGTTTGAAACCTTTCATAGTCAGCTCTTCAGACCCGATCGGTGCCATTCCCATGAGAGAGCCCCCCGTCCTGGCCGTAGAGGGACTCGACAAGTCCTTCGGTGCCGTGCGCGCCCTCCACGGCGTGTCCCTGCAGCTCCACGCCGGAGAGGCGCACGCCCTCGCCGGAGAGAACGGCGCGGGGAAGTCCACCCTCATCAAGACGCTCGCCGGGGTCCACCGGCCCGACGCCGGCACCGTGCTCATCGACGGCGAGCCCGTCACCCTGCACGGACCCGCCGACGCCCGCGACGCCGGGATCGCGGTCATCTACCAGGAGCCCACGCTCTTTCCGGACCTCTCCGTCGCCGAGAACATCTTCATGGGGCGCCAGCCCCGCCGCTCCCTCGGCCGGATCGACCACAGGGCGGTCAACGCCGCGGCCGCCGCGCTCTTCGCGCGCCTCGGCGTCGACCTCGACCCCGAGCAGCCCGCGCGCGGCCTGTCCATCGCCGACCAGCAGATCGTGGAGATCGCCAAGGCGCTCTCCTTCGACGCCCGGGTCCTGATCATGGACGAGCCGACCGCCGCGCTCACCGGCAGCGAAGTGGCCCGCCTCTTCGCCGTGGTGCGCACCCTGCGCGAACAGGGCTCCGCCATCCTCTTCATCTCCCACCGCCTGGAAGAGATCTTCGAGCTCTGCCAGCGCGTCACGACGCTGCGCGACGGCGCCCTGATCGCGAGCGAACCCGTCGAGGGCCTCACCGAGGACGACCTCGTACGCCGCATGGTCGGCCGCGACCTCGACGAGCTCTACCCCAAGCAGGCCACCGACATCGGCGCGGTCGCCCTGAGCGTGCGCCGGCTGACCCGCGAAGGCGTCTTCACCGACGTGTCGTTCGACGTGCGGCGCGGCGAGATCGTCGGCCTCGCGGGGCTCGTCGGGGCAGGTCGCAGCGAGGTCGCCCGGGCTGTCTTCGGCATCGACCGCCGGGACGCGGGCACCGTCGAGGTCGACGGCCGCGCGCTCGTCAACGGCGCCCCCAGCACCGCCATGGCCGCCGGACTCGCCCTCGTGCCCGAGGACCGGCGCGCCCAAGGCCTCGTGATGGGCATGTCGATCGAACGCAACATCGGGCTCACCGGGCTGCGCACGACCGCGCGGGCCGGGCTCATGGACCGCGGGGCCGAGCGCAGCCGCTCACTGGACTGGGCCGTGAAACTCCAGGTCAAGTACGCGCGGATCGCCGACGCGGTCGGCACCCTGTCCGGCGGCAACCAGCAGAAGGTCGTCCTCGCCAAGTGGCTCGCCACCGGCCCCCGCGTGCTGATCGTCGACGAGCCGACGCGCGGCATCGACGTCGGCACCAAGGCCGAGGTGCACCGGCTGCTGTCCGGACTCGCCGCGGACGGCGTCGCGGTGCTGATGATCTCGTCCGACCTGCCGGAGATCCTCGGCATGGCCGACCGCGTACTCGTCATGCACGAGGGCCGTCTCACGGCGGAGATCCCGCGCACCGAGGCGACGGAGGAGTCCGTGATGGCGGCGGCGACGGGGAGGGCGGCGTGATGCGTGGCCCGAGCGAAGCGAACCCCGGAAGCCCCGGAAGCCCCGGAAGCCCCGGAAGGAGGACCCCATGACCGTCACCGCGCAGCCGCCCGCGCCCGCCGTCGACCCCGACAAGGCCGGTGGTACCCGGCTCGTCGACCGGGTGTTCAAGATGCGTGAACTCGCCATCCTGCTGGTCTTCCTGGTGATGATCGGCGTCACCCAGGCCGGCAACACCGAGTTCCTCTCGGAGCAGGGCATCAAGGACCTGCTCCTCAACGCCACCATCCTCGTCCTCGTCGCCACCGGGCAGGCGCTGGTCGTCATCACGCGGAACGTCGACCTGTCCGTCGGCTCGACGCTCGGCATCACCGCCTTCGCCGCCGGTGACTTCCTCCACGGAGGCGGCAACTCCGTCGTCGCGATCGTGCTCGCCGTCGCCCTCGGCGTCGGCTGCGGGCTCCTCAACGGCGCCCTCGTCAGCCTCGGCCAGGTACCGGCCCTCGTCGTCACCCTCGGCACGCTCTACGTCATCCGCGGCATCGACTCGATCTGGGTCGGCTCGCGGCAGATCACCGCGTCCGATCTGCCGGGCGGATACGTCGACTTCGGCTCCGGCGGCATCTCCGCGGTGCCGTATCTCGCGCTGATCGCCCTCGCCGTCCTGATCGCGGTGGCGTACTACCTGCGTCACTTCGGCGGCGGGCGCGAGCTCTACGCGCTCGGCTCCAACCCGGAGGCCGCGCGCCTCGCCGGCATCCCCGTGCGCCGGCGGATCCTCGCCGCGTACACCGCGTGCGGAGCACTCGCCGGGCTCGCGGGCGCCCTGTACCTGGCCCGCTTCGGCAACGTCGACTCCGCCACCGGCAACGGCTACGAACTCACCGTCGTCAGCGCCGTCGTGGTCGGCGGCGTCGCGTTCACCGGCGGCTCCGGAAGCGTCTACGGCGCCGCGCTCGGCGCACTCCTGCTGACCTCCATCAACAGCGTGCTGCCCGCCCTGGGTGTCAGCTCGGTGTGGGTGC
This window contains:
- a CDS encoding ABC transporter permease encodes the protein MTVTAQPPAPAVDPDKAGGTRLVDRVFKMRELAILLVFLVMIGVTQAGNTEFLSEQGIKDLLLNATILVLVATGQALVVITRNVDLSVGSTLGITAFAAGDFLHGGGNSVVAIVLAVALGVGCGLLNGALVSLGQVPALVVTLGTLYVIRGIDSIWVGSRQITASDLPGGYVDFGSGGISAVPYLALIALAVLIAVAYYLRHFGGGRELYALGSNPEAARLAGIPVRRRILAAYTACGALAGLAGALYLARFGNVDSATGNGYELTVVSAVVVGGVAFTGGSGSVYGAALGALLLTSINSVLPALGVSSVWVLAINGVLLVLAIAVDRVVALRVAKALKKRNARHG
- a CDS encoding sugar ABC transporter ATP-binding protein, whose protein sequence is MREPPVLAVEGLDKSFGAVRALHGVSLQLHAGEAHALAGENGAGKSTLIKTLAGVHRPDAGTVLIDGEPVTLHGPADARDAGIAVIYQEPTLFPDLSVAENIFMGRQPRRSLGRIDHRAVNAAAAALFARLGVDLDPEQPARGLSIADQQIVEIAKALSFDARVLIMDEPTAALTGSEVARLFAVVRTLREQGSAILFISHRLEEIFELCQRVTTLRDGALIASEPVEGLTEDDLVRRMVGRDLDELYPKQATDIGAVALSVRRLTREGVFTDVSFDVRRGEIVGLAGLVGAGRSEVARAVFGIDRRDAGTVEVDGRALVNGAPSTAMAAGLALVPEDRRAQGLVMGMSIERNIGLTGLRTTARAGLMDRGAERSRSLDWAVKLQVKYARIADAVGTLSGGNQQKVVLAKWLATGPRVLIVDEPTRGIDVGTKAEVHRLLSGLAADGVAVLMISSDLPEILGMADRVLVMHEGRLTAEIPRTEATEESVMAAATGRAA